Proteins encoded in a region of the Nicotiana tomentosiformis chromosome 9, ASM39032v3, whole genome shotgun sequence genome:
- the LOC138899434 gene encoding uncharacterized protein isoform X2, with protein sequence MKIGHSPSLPTSSEEALKEARELMTPDIRAGSGVGDPFWDCFTGVDDASDIGDASLLLEEAQRFITRAISRFRVDLSQCEAELRKVSSERDALRLLCSQKDEAIKDLQADLIKVREEKVELDKQLQQKIEKIGLLREEVDQIRAECNRWKETIDRLAAEKETISTKLLSADVQFLSIKLKGSVQAKKIDELETRLAEAKAEVESSKVLADKSIAVYRVDAEVAQMESRKAANTVDARAHWVAELAKCSSRRETLEEIHARGFDLTEEIKKAKELEAEAEALASNDDDDDGSKSGSEDGE encoded by the exons ATGAAAATAGGTCATTCGCCTTCTCTCCCAACTTCTTCTGaagaggcgttaaaggaagctcgagaattgatgACTCCCGATATCAGGGCAGGCTCTGGTGTAGGGGACCCTTtttgggattgctttactggagtcgatgatgcttccgatatcggtgacgcttctcttttattagaggaggctcaacgtttcattactcgg gccattagtaggtttcgagtcgatcttagccagtgtgaggccgagctccggAAGGTCTCAAGTGAGAGAGacgccctgcggcttctttgcagccaaaaggacgaggctataaaagATCTCCAAGCGGATTTGATTAAGGTTCGTGAAGAAAAGGTCGAACTTgacaagcag ttgcagcaaaagatcgaaaagatcgggttacttcgagaagaagttgatcaaatccgagctgaatgcaatcggtggaaggagactatcgatcgcttggctgcggaaaaagaaaccatctcaacaaaattattatcggccgacgttCAATTTCTAAGCATCAAGCTAAAGGGTtcggttcaagctaagaagatcgatgagcttgaaacacggcttgctgaggctaaggcagaggttgagtcatcgaaagttttggcggataagtccattgctgtatatCGGGTTGATGCAGAGGTTGCTCAGATGGAGTCCCGAAAGGCGGCGAATACTGTcgatgctcgagctcattgggttgccgaacttgctaagtgtagctctcggagggagaccctcgaggagatacacgctcgaggtttcgaccttactgaagagataaaaaaggcaaaagagctcgaagcggaagctgaagccttggcttctaatgatgatgatgacgatggtagcaaaagcggatCCGAGGATGGGGAATAG
- the LOC138899434 gene encoding intracellular protein transport protein uso1-like isoform X1, giving the protein MKIGHSPSLPTSSEEALKEARELMTPDIRAGSGVGDPFWDCFTGVDDASDIGDASLLLEEAQRFITRAISRFRVDLSQCEAELRKVSSERDALRLLCSQKDEAIKDLQADLIKVREEKVELDKQVSLVLLKYGSDSTVEVNPSLSQLQQKIEKIGLLREEVDQIRAECNRWKETIDRLAAEKETISTKLLSADVQFLSIKLKGSVQAKKIDELETRLAEAKAEVESSKVLADKSIAVYRVDAEVAQMESRKAANTVDARAHWVAELAKCSSRRETLEEIHARGFDLTEEIKKAKELEAEAEALASNDDDDDGSKSGSEDGE; this is encoded by the exons ATGAAAATAGGTCATTCGCCTTCTCTCCCAACTTCTTCTGaagaggcgttaaaggaagctcgagaattgatgACTCCCGATATCAGGGCAGGCTCTGGTGTAGGGGACCCTTtttgggattgctttactggagtcgatgatgcttccgatatcggtgacgcttctcttttattagaggaggctcaacgtttcattactcgg gccattagtaggtttcgagtcgatcttagccagtgtgaggccgagctccggAAGGTCTCAAGTGAGAGAGacgccctgcggcttctttgcagccaaaaggacgaggctataaaagATCTCCAAGCGGATTTGATTAAGGTTCGTGAAGAAAAGGTCGAACTTgacaagcaggtgagcctcgttctgttaaagtatgggtctgactcaactgtggaagttaacccttcgttgtctcagttgcagcaaaagatcgaaaagatcgggttacttcgagaagaagttgatcaaatccgagctgaatgcaatcggtggaaggagactatcgatcgcttggctgcggaaaaagaaaccatctcaacaaaattattatcggccgacgttCAATTTCTAAGCATCAAGCTAAAGGGTtcggttcaagctaagaagatcgatgagcttgaaacacggcttgctgaggctaaggcagaggttgagtcatcgaaagttttggcggataagtccattgctgtatatCGGGTTGATGCAGAGGTTGCTCAGATGGAGTCCCGAAAGGCGGCGAATACTGTcgatgctcgagctcattgggttgccgaacttgctaagtgtagctctcggagggagaccctcgaggagatacacgctcgaggtttcgaccttactgaagagataaaaaaggcaaaagagctcgaagcggaagctgaagccttggcttctaatgatgatgatgacgatggtagcaaaagcggatCCGAGGATGGGGAATAG